The Microtus ochrogaster isolate Prairie Vole_2 unplaced genomic scaffold, MicOch1.0 UNK90, whole genome shotgun sequence genome contains a region encoding:
- the Ndufb7 gene encoding NADH dehydrogenase [ubiquinone] 1 beta subcomplex subunit 7, with amino-acid sequence MGAHLARRYLWDASVEPDPLQMPSFSPDYGFPDRKERVMVATQQEMNDAQLTLQQRDYCAHYLIRLLKCKRDSFPNFLACKHEQHDWDYCEHLDYVKRMKEFERERRLLHRKKRREEKAERLAQGHGEGEVGPEVAL; translated from the exons ATGGGGGCGCACCTGGCCCGGCGCTATCTTTGGGACGCCTCGGTGGAGCCTGATCCCCTGCAGATGCCCAGCTTCTCGCCGGACTACGGCTTCCCGGACCGCAAGGAGCGCG tgATGGTGGCCACGCAACAGGAGATGAATGATGCCCAGCTGACCCTGCAGCAGCGTGACTACTGCGCCCACTACCTCATCCGGCTGTTAAAGTGCAAGCGGGACAGCTTCCCCAACTTCCTGGCGTGCAAGCATGAGCAGCATGACTGGGACTACTGCGAGCACCTGGA CTATGTGAAGCGGATGAAGGAGTTTGAACGTGAGCGGCGACTGCTCCACAGGAAGAAGcggagggaagagaaggcagaacgGCTAGCCCAAGGCCACGGAGAAGGAGAGGTGGGCCCTGAGGTGGCCCTCTAG
- the Tecr gene encoding very-long-chain enoyl-CoA reductase, which produces MKHYEVEILDAKTREKLCFLDKVEPQATIAEIKNLFTRTHPQWYPARQSLRLDPKGKSLKDEDVLQKLPVGTTATLFFRDLGAQISWVTVFLTEYAGPLFIYLLFYFRVPFIYGHKYDFTSSRHTVVHLACICHSFHYIKRLLETLFVHRFSHGTMPLRNIFKNCTYYWGFAAWMAYYINHPLYTPPTYGAQQVKLALTIFVICQLGNFSIHMALRDLRPAGSKTRKIPYPTKNPFTWLFLLVSCPNYTYEVGSWIGFAIMTQCVPVALFSLVGFTQMTIWAKGKHRSYLKEFRDYPPLRMPIIPFLL; this is translated from the exons GTGGAGATTCTGGACGCGAAGACGAGGGAGAAGCTGTGCTTCCTGGACAAG GTGGAGCCTCAGGCCACCATTGCTGAAATCAAGAACCTCTTCACCAGGACAC ATCCGCAGTGGTACCCTGCCCGCCAGTCCCTCCGCCTGGACCCCA AGGGAAAGTCCCTGAAAGATGAAGATGTCTTGCAGAAGCTTCCTGTGGGCACCACAGCCACACTCTTCTTCCGGGACCTGGGGGCCCAGATCAGCTGGGTGACG GTCTTCTTGACTGAGTATGCTGGGCCCCTTTTCATCTACTTACTCTTCTACTTCCGGGTACCGTTCATTTATGGCCACAAATATGACTTCACATCCAGTCGGCACACGGTGGTGCA cctcgcCTGCATCTGCCACTCATTCCACTACATCAAGCGACTGCTGGAGACACTCTTCGTGCACCGCTTCTCTCACGGAACCATGCCTTTGCGGAACATCTTCAAA AACTGTACCTACTACTGGGGCTTTGCTGCATGGATGGCTTATTACATCAACCACCCTCTCTACACACCCCCTA CCTACGGAGCCCAGCAGGTTAAGCTGGCGCTGACCATCTTTGTG ATCTGCCAGCTCGGCAACTTCTCCATCCACATGGCTCTTCGGGACCTGCGGCCAGCTG GGTCCAAAACCAGGAAGATCCCCTACCCCACCAAGAACCCCTTTACCTGGCTGTTTCTGCTGGTGTCCTGTCCCAACTACACTTATGAG GTGGGGTCTTGGATTGGCTTTGCCATCATGACACAGTGTGTTCCAG TGGCCCTCTTCTCCTTGGTGGGCTTCACCCAGATGACTATCTGGGCCAAGGGCAAGCATCGCAGCTACCTGAAGGAGTTCCGTGACTACCCACCCCTGCGCATGCCCATTATCCCTTTCTTGCTCTGA